The following proteins come from a genomic window of Nicotiana tomentosiformis chromosome 12, ASM39032v3, whole genome shotgun sequence:
- the LOC138902653 gene encoding uncharacterized protein has product MRVTEIEGVELASYPLKGMAYSWFEMWEDSREEGSPPARWSDFDDAFIDNFLPTETKAAHAAKFMGLKQDTMSVWEYHMRFACLSKYVIYMLSTMEARVRRFVQGLSPLVINEVAIAAMNFDMKFGKLKNRMEREGSNKA; this is encoded by the coding sequence ATGCGTGTTACAGAGatagagggagtggagttggcctcctaccctCTGAAAGGCATGGCATATTcatggtttgagatgtgggaggactcccgtgaggaggggagccctccggcaaggtggagtGATTTTGACGATGCCTTCATTGACAATTTCTTGCctaccgagactaaggcagcccatgcaGCTAAGTTTATGGGACTAAAGCAGGATaccatgagtgtgtgggagtaccatatgcgATTCGCGTGCCTGTCCAAGTATGTCATTTACATGTTGTCCACTATGGAGGcaagagtgcgccggtttgtgcagggcctcagtcccttggttatcaatgaggttGCTATAGCTGCCATGAATTTTGATATGAAGTTTgggaaattgaagaatagaatggagcgagagggtagcaataaggccTAG